TTATTTGCTACGAAGGTTTAGTGGGCGTTACTTACAATTCTCAAGAAACAAAATTAAAACCTGGCGACAGTTTTTTAATTATTGATGGGAAACAAATTGCTAAAGAAAAAGAAAACCGCTCCACACCTTCGTGGGTAAATAACGAAAGCACCTTTAAAAGCTTACCTTACAAAGAAGTGATAGCCGAGTTTGAAAGACAGTACGATGTAAATATTACACTTTTAAACATCGATTCCAATCAGCTATTTACAGGTAGTTTTGCGCACAATAATCTGGAAGTTGCTTTAAAGGCAATTACATTACCTTTACACGTAACCTATAGTAAAACAAACCGTACCATAACATTAAAGCGTGAGTAGAAAAGGACTCCTTTCTATTTTTTTATCATTGTTTTTTTTGAATGTTGCCACCCTAAAAGCGCAAACCGTTCAAAAAGAAAAGCAACCGCTTATTGCCATTTTAAAAATTCTTGAAGAAAAATATAGCATTCGTTTTTCTTATATAGATGACACCATTAAGGAAAAAAAAGCACTACTACCCAACTCCAATTTAAACTTAGAAGACGTTTTAGAATTACTTAAAGCCGAAACTTTATTAGATTTTGAATTGTTGGACAACCGATTTGTTGTTATTAAAAACAAAACCGAAAACCAACCCAGCGGCTTCAAAATGCAGCGTTTAAAAGAAGTTACTATTAACAACTATCTCACCACCGGTATTACAAAATTAAACGACGGTTCCATTGTTATAAAACCCGAAACATTTGGCATTCTTCCAGGGTTGATTGAACCCGACGTTTTACAAACCATACAAGCTTTACCGGGCGTTTTAAGCACAGACGAAACCGTTTCAAACATTAATGTGCGTGGTGGTACCCACGACCAGAACCTGCTGCTTTGGGATGGCATAAAAATGTACCAATCGGGACATTTTTTTGGGCTTATTTCGGCCTTTAACCCTTACACCACAAAACATATTAATATTTACAAAAATGGCACAAGCGCTAAATATGGCGATGGGATTTCGAGTGTTATAGACATGGAATTACCCAATAGTATTGATAACCAATTTAAAGCTGGTTTGGGTTTTAATTTAATAAATGCCGATGGTTTTGCTAAAATTCCGCTTTCAAAAAAAACAGAATTACAACTAGCGTCGCGTCGCTCGGTGACCGATTTAATTTTAACCCCTACTTACGACCAATATTTTAAACGTATTTTTCAAGATTCCGATTTAACCAAAACCAATAAAAATTCAATTTCAAAAAACGAACAATTCTATTTTTATGATGTTAACATGAAATTTTTATACAACATCACTGATAAAGACAAAATTAGAATTCATTTTTTAAACGTAAACAATTATTTAAATTACGACGAGCAATCTTCTATAAATGATAGAAATGAAGCGTTTAATAGTAAATTATCGCAACAAAATATGGCCTCCGGAATTACTTATACCAGAAATTGGAATAAATCGCTTTCTTCAACTTCGCAATTCTATATATCGAATTACGATTTAGATGCCACAAACCACGACATTACCAACAACCTTCGATTAATTCAAGAAAACGAAGTGTATGATGGTGCTGCCAAAATAGATATTAATTACGTACCAAACCTTAAATTAAAAATAAACGGCGGGTACCAATTTACTGAAGTTGGCATTAGCAACTTAGAAGATGTTAACAACCCTGTTTTTAGAAGTTATATAAAAGAAGTTATTCGCAGCCATGCGGTTTATGCCGAAACGGGGCTGCTATCAAACAATGCCAAAACGAACCTAAAAATGGGCGCGCGATTAAACTATATTCAAAAATTCCACTTGTTTTTTGCCGAACCACGATTAAGTTTCAGTCAGCGATTTCTAAATAATTTTAGGTTGGAAATTTTAGGTGAATTCAAAAGTCAAACCACAACCCAAATCATCGATTTGCAAAATGATTTTTTAGGTATTGAAAAACGCCGATGGGTTTTGGCAAATAACAATGAAGATATTTTAATTGACGATGATGGTAGAACTATTTACCCTGTTCCCATTTTAAAAAGCAAACAACTATCGGCAGGCATTCATTTCAACAAAAACAAATTACTCATAAGTGCAGAAACTTATATAAAAAAAGTAGATGGCATTACTACACGGAGCCAAGGGTTCCAAAACCAATATCAGTTTGTAAACAGTATTGGCAGTTACGAAATTAAAGGCATAGACTTTTTATTGAATAAACAATTTAGCGATATGGTTAGTACTTGGGTTTCTTATTCGTACAACACCAATAATTATACGTTTGACACTTTAAATAATGGCAAAGCCTTTCCTAACAATACCGATATAAGACATGCCGTTACATTAGGAGGCACTTACACTTACAACAGCTTCAAATTTGCTTTAGGCTTAAATTGGCATTCGGGAAAGCCAACCACAACACCGAGTGAAAACGATGACCCCAACGATGATGTGATAACCTATGAAAATCCCAATAGTTCCAATTTAAAAGACTACTTACGTA
This genomic window from Mariniflexile sp. TRM1-10 contains:
- a CDS encoding TonB-dependent receptor plug domain-containing protein; this translates as MSRKGLLSIFLSLFFLNVATLKAQTVQKEKQPLIAILKILEEKYSIRFSYIDDTIKEKKALLPNSNLNLEDVLELLKAETLLDFELLDNRFVVIKNKTENQPSGFKMQRLKEVTINNYLTTGITKLNDGSIVIKPETFGILPGLIEPDVLQTIQALPGVLSTDETVSNINVRGGTHDQNLLLWDGIKMYQSGHFFGLISAFNPYTTKHINIYKNGTSAKYGDGISSVIDMELPNSIDNQFKAGLGFNLINADGFAKIPLSKKTELQLASRRSVTDLILTPTYDQYFKRIFQDSDLTKTNKNSISKNEQFYFYDVNMKFLYNITDKDKIRIHFLNVNNYLNYDEQSSINDRNEAFNSKLSQQNMASGITYTRNWNKSLSSTSQFYISNYDLDATNHDITNNLRLIQENEVYDGAAKIDINYVPNLKLKINGGYQFTEVGISNLEDVNNPVFRSYIKEVIRSHAVYAETGLLSNNAKTNLKMGARLNYIQKFHLFFAEPRLSFSQRFLNNFRLEILGEFKSQTTTQIIDLQNDFLGIEKRRWVLANNNEDILIDDDGRTIYPVPILKSKQLSAGIHFNKNKLLISAETYIKKVDGITTRSQGFQNQYQFVNSIGSYEIKGIDFLLNKQFSDMVSTWVSYSYNTNNYTFDTLNNGKAFPNNTDIRHAVTLGGTYTYNSFKFALGLNWHSGKPTTTPSENDDPNDDVITYENPNSSNLKDYLRTDCSATYQFNISNTSKATVGVSVWNISNEKNILNSYYTLDDENLVTKVENHSLGITPNISFRVHF